In the genome of Abyssalbus ytuae, the window GGAAGCAATAGAATACCCGGAGGGCAAATGAATTATATATTCATCTTCTTCGGTAAAACCCCTCTGAATCTTTAAGGGCAACTTCCTTTCGGGGTATCGTTCAAGTTCATTGATATTTTTATTAAATGCATTCACCGTAAAGAATATCATATTATTTGAAAAAGAACCGTATCCGGGTCCTGAAATATCCACTTCCTCTGTAAGTTCAAAATTATTATTGTCTGTTAATGAAAAATTGTTGATAACAACATTATTTATATTCTTCCAGGAAACTTCCTTATAATTTTTAATCACTTCATCCCTGCTTCCTGTTGTTAATTTTGCATGCTCGCCATATTTCAGCCCTCCTGTTTTAACTGTCACTTTCCCCCGAATATCTCCCAGGGAACTTAAATGATACTCTGCTTTTGTTTTTTTGTATGATACACTCTGGTCACTTTTGGGAGTTCTTACTATTTCACCTGCTCCCGGTTTCATAACAAGAACATCCCTGTCGTCTAAGTAAGTGCTTAAATAGTTAAAAGGTAATTTTTTATCATAATAATCCAGCCATATTACATTGCTGCCATCCATTACATAAAGTAATGCATGATTGCTTTGTGTAACCGAAGGAAACTCTTTTTTAATATTAACCTTATCAATCCCTGCTCTTGCAAAAGCAAGGTAGGATTCTACCCCTAAAACTTTTAAAAGTGCACGGGTATAGTTTGCCAGATCTTTGGAATCTCCTTTTTTTAGTTTATCTGTTTGTTCCGCCGGTAAGGGCTGAAAATTATTTGTACTTGCGGATATCTCTATATACTCAAAATTATCCTTTACAAATTCGTGCACTAATCGGGCTTTATCTGTAATTGTGTTTAATGCACCTCCTAAAGTGTTAATTTTGGTAGCAGTTGCAGGAGGAAGTTTGTCAATACCTGCCAGTACAGTATCATAATACCACATTCCGTATTTGGAACAGGATGTTGCATCTCCTTTTTTATCTTTAAAACTGAATTTACCCAGTGCAAACTGAACGCTTGGCATCAGGGCATTAAACTCCGGACTTAATGATTCATGAACCATAGCTTCCCTGTGTAACACCGAATAAGTAAGGTTTCCTTTTATCTGATACTTTTTTACAAGATGGGCTTCCAGATTATTTTCATTTACACTTACCGCTATTTTATCACCGTCGTAATTAATTCTGCAGGAAGCACTCTCTACACTTACGCCATAATCTTCAATTAAAAAATATTCGGGAATAAATGCGGTATTAGCAGATTTAACAGTATATGAAAAATGTACCGTATAAGGAAACTTTGATCCCTCATAAGGTATTTTTAATATTTTTTGAGCGGGGTAGTTTGGATAGGCATCTTTCTCTGCAAAAGATTTCTTTTTAAATTTTTCAAGCTCAGTACCGTTTGCATCATACACAACAGCATCCATTTCCATAACTTCCAATCCGTTTTCCAGATTGATGAAAGCATTTAAATGCTTTTCTCCGGCTTTGTTCAATACAGTAACTATCCTGTCCCTTATAAGGTAAATTTCAGATTCTGAAACAACCTTATATGTCAACTCATCTAGTCTAACAACTGCATTGGCATTTTTTGTAAGCTCCGCAGGGATATTTGCGGACTGAATTCGATTTTCATATTGACTCCATGAAAATGAGGACAAGGCCAGGAAACATCCTAGCACAAGTAGTTGTTTAATATTCATATATGTTTAGGGTATTGGATTACGTTTTAAATTTAATAATGTTAAAAAAAACAAAAAAATTTATTTAACTTTTTGATTAACAATTATTAAAAAATCAATAATATCCCTAAAAAACACAAAATATTTAAAAAATAAAAGAATTTATTAAGATTTATTTAACCTTCTAATTCCTACACTTAGAATCAATTACGATGGTAACCGGCCCGTCATTTACCAAGAAAACTTTCATATCGGCTCCAAAAACACCAGTCCCTATCTCTTTGCCAATTTCCTTTTTAAACCTGAAAATAAAGTCCTCATATAAAGGTATGGCAATTTCAGGCTTAGCTGCTTTAATATAGGAAGGCCTGTTTCCTTTTTTAGTAGAAGCATGTAATGTGAACTGGCTAACTACTATTGCTTCTCCATCTATATCCAATAAAGATTTATTCATTACTTCGTTTTCATCATTAAAAATTCTCATTCTTGCAATTTTTCCCGACAACCATTCGATGTCTTCGGCAGAATCTGCCTCTTCGATTCCCAACAGGATAAGTAATCCTTTATTTATACATGCTACTTCTTCTTTATCAACAATAACTGATGCTTCAGAAACTCTTTGTATTACAGCTTTCATGATTGATATTAATTAGTCTTCTGCATAAATGTCTACCCGGTAATTTTCTTCATCACCTTCTATTATCTGTAAATAACTTTTATACCGGCTCCATGCAATTTCATCATTTTCCAAAGCTTGTTTCACAGCACATTGTGGCTCATCTATATGCAGGCAATTATTAAACTTACATTGGTTTTTTAAGGCAAAAAATTCCGGAAAGTAATCACCCAATTCATCTTTATCAATTTCTACAATACCAAAACCTTTAATACCGGGGGTATCTATAATTTTAGCATTAAAGCTCAGGTCAAACATTTCGGCAAAAGTAGTGGTATGTTGCCCTTGTTTGTGCTGGTCTGATATTTCAGCTGTTTTAAGATTGAGTTGGGGTTCCAAAACATTTATAAGGGTAGATTTTCCAACTCCCGAATGACCGGCAAACATGCTTACTTTTCCTTTCATTAGCTCTTTTACTCTATCAATATTTTTTCCGGTAACGGCAGATATGCCAATGCATTCATACCCTATTTTACGGTATATGGATGCAAGATATTTTACTTCCAGAAGTTCGTCTTCATTATAGGTGTCTACCTTGTTAAAGAGCAATATAGTTTTTATATCATAGGCTTCGGCCGTAACCAGAAACCTGTCTATAAAACCTGTAAAAGTAGGAGGATTATTTAAGGTTATCATTAAAAAAACCTGATCTACATTGGCTGCTATGATATGGGTTTTCTTTGAAAGCTTTACTGAC includes:
- a CDS encoding DUF3858 domain-containing protein, with translation MNIKQLLVLGCFLALSSFSWSQYENRIQSANIPAELTKNANAVVRLDELTYKVVSESEIYLIRDRIVTVLNKAGEKHLNAFINLENGLEVMEMDAVVYDANGTELEKFKKKSFAEKDAYPNYPAQKILKIPYEGSKFPYTVHFSYTVKSANTAFIPEYFLIEDYGVSVESASCRINYDGDKIAVSVNENNLEAHLVKKYQIKGNLTYSVLHREAMVHESLSPEFNALMPSVQFALGKFSFKDKKGDATSCSKYGMWYYDTVLAGIDKLPPATATKINTLGGALNTITDKARLVHEFVKDNFEYIEISASTNNFQPLPAEQTDKLKKGDSKDLANYTRALLKVLGVESYLAFARAGIDKVNIKKEFPSVTQSNHALLYVMDGSNVIWLDYYDKKLPFNYLSTYLDDRDVLVMKPGAGEIVRTPKSDQSVSYKKTKAEYHLSSLGDIRGKVTVKTGGLKYGEHAKLTTGSRDEVIKNYKEVSWKNINNVVINNFSLTDNNNFELTEEVDISGPGYGSFSNNMIFFTVNAFNKNINELERYPERKLPLKIQRGFTEEDEYIIHLPSGYSIASLPKNKVIENKYGNYNASFSKVDNSTLVYKRKLLINEGEYGVEDYKFYRSFLNQVSFIDDTQLELHK
- the dtd gene encoding D-aminoacyl-tRNA deacylase, with the protein product MKAVIQRVSEASVIVDKEEVACINKGLLILLGIEEADSAEDIEWLSGKIARMRIFNDENEVMNKSLLDIDGEAIVVSQFTLHASTKKGNRPSYIKAAKPEIAIPLYEDFIFRFKKEIGKEIGTGVFGADMKVFLVNDGPVTIVIDSKCRN
- the rsgA gene encoding ribosome small subunit-dependent GTPase A, yielding MTGTVYKSTGSWYTVKTNEGKEFECRIKGKFRIQGIKSTNPVAVGDIVDFDLESVGDETIGVINNIHDRKNYIIRKSVKLSKKTHIIAANVDQVFLMITLNNPPTFTGFIDRFLVTAEAYDIKTILLFNKVDTYNEDELLEVKYLASIYRKIGYECIGISAVTGKNIDRVKELMKGKVSMFAGHSGVGKSTLINVLEPQLNLKTAEISDQHKQGQHTTTFAEMFDLSFNAKIIDTPGIKGFGIVEIDKDELGDYFPEFFALKNQCKFNNCLHIDEPQCAVKQALENDEIAWSRYKSYLQIIEGDEENYRVDIYAED